A stretch of Myxococcus hansupus DNA encodes these proteins:
- the glgC gene encoding glucose-1-phosphate adenylyltransferase — MSKVLAMILAGGAGTRLEPLTRERAKPAVPFGGRYRIIDFVLSNFANSGVYRMKVLTQYKSDSLNNHLSRAWRMTAFLGHYVEPVPAQMRTGLDWYKGSADAIYQNLNIITDEEPDYIFVFGADHVYRMDTRQMLDFHCTKKAACTVAAIPVPIEQGREFGIIDVGPDGRMRQFLEKPKDPPPMPGNPKMCLASMGNYLFSTDVLVQEVVRDAANETSAHDFGKSIISELYKRAPVYVYDFAQNEVPGQEAKERGYWRDVGNIDVYYQSNMDLVDVDPTFNLYNDRWPIHTQPNNYPPAKFVFADEQNSRVGHAMDTLVAEGCIISGGSVRRSVLSPKVRVNSYSEVEDSLLFENVTIGRRCRIRRAIIDKNVEIPPGMTIGFDPVEDKRRFHVTSGGVVVIPKGMKVT; from the coding sequence ATGTCCAAAGTCCTGGCGATGATTCTGGCTGGCGGCGCGGGAACGCGTTTGGAGCCCCTGACGCGCGAACGCGCGAAGCCCGCTGTTCCCTTCGGCGGCCGCTACCGCATCATCGATTTCGTCCTGTCGAACTTCGCCAACTCCGGCGTGTACCGGATGAAGGTGCTGACGCAGTACAAGAGCGACTCGCTCAACAACCACCTGTCCCGCGCGTGGCGGATGACGGCGTTCCTGGGCCACTACGTGGAGCCCGTGCCCGCGCAGATGCGCACGGGACTGGACTGGTACAAGGGCAGCGCGGACGCCATCTACCAGAACCTCAACATCATCACCGACGAGGAGCCCGACTACATCTTCGTCTTCGGCGCGGACCACGTGTACCGGATGGACACGCGGCAGATGTTGGACTTCCACTGCACGAAGAAGGCGGCGTGCACGGTGGCCGCGATTCCCGTCCCGATTGAGCAGGGGCGCGAGTTCGGCATCATCGACGTGGGCCCGGACGGCCGGATGCGGCAGTTCCTGGAGAAGCCCAAGGACCCGCCGCCCATGCCGGGCAACCCGAAGATGTGCCTGGCCTCCATGGGCAACTACCTCTTCTCCACCGACGTGCTGGTGCAGGAGGTGGTGCGTGACGCGGCGAACGAGACGAGCGCGCACGACTTCGGCAAGTCCATCATCAGCGAGCTCTACAAGCGCGCGCCGGTGTACGTGTACGACTTCGCCCAGAACGAGGTGCCGGGCCAGGAAGCCAAGGAGCGCGGCTACTGGCGCGACGTGGGGAACATCGACGTCTACTACCAGTCCAACATGGACCTGGTGGACGTGGACCCGACGTTCAACCTCTACAACGACCGCTGGCCCATCCACACCCAGCCCAACAACTACCCGCCGGCGAAGTTCGTCTTCGCGGACGAGCAGAACAGCCGCGTGGGCCACGCCATGGACACGCTGGTGGCGGAGGGCTGCATCATCTCCGGCGGCAGCGTGCGCCGCTCGGTGCTGTCTCCCAAGGTGCGCGTCAATTCGTACTCGGAGGTGGAGGACTCGCTCCTCTTCGAGAACGTCACCATTGGCCGGCGCTGCCGCATCCGCCGGGCCATCATCGACAAGAACGTGGAGATTCCGCCGGGGATGACCATCGGATTCGACCCCGTGGAGGACAAGCGACGCTTCCACGTGACGTCCGGGGGCGTGGTGGTGATTCCCAAGGGCATGAAGGTGACCTGA
- a CDS encoding GNAT family N-acetyltransferase: MGTDGLHLRPARESDRRTLWRIHTQAVEALCPRAYAPHEVRTWVRLLKPEGYLRPDRPRTVLVAERGRRAVGFGQVDAGVGELEALYVTPDETGLGVGATLLSALEAAVWRGRAALLGLDASLNAEHFYQRHGYATVHAALRPLTLEVKLACVRMQKQRPAAPPRPRPDLAGTR; this comes from the coding sequence ATGGGCACGGACGGACTCCACCTGCGGCCCGCGAGGGAGTCCGACCGGCGCACGCTGTGGCGCATCCACACCCAAGCCGTGGAGGCGCTGTGCCCGCGCGCCTACGCCCCTCACGAGGTGAGGACGTGGGTGCGTTTGTTGAAACCGGAGGGCTATTTGCGTCCGGACCGTCCGCGCACGGTGCTGGTGGCGGAGCGAGGCCGCCGCGCCGTGGGCTTTGGGCAGGTGGACGCGGGCGTGGGGGAGTTGGAGGCGCTCTACGTGACGCCCGACGAGACGGGCCTCGGCGTGGGCGCCACCCTGCTGTCCGCGCTGGAGGCCGCCGTCTGGCGAGGCCGCGCGGCCTTGCTCGGACTGGATGCCAGCCTGAACGCGGAGCACTTCTACCAGCGGCACGGGTACGCCACCGTGCACGCGGCGCTGCGCCCGCTCACGCTCGAGGTGAAGCTGGCGTGTGTGCGGATGCAGAAACAGCGGCCGGCCGCGCCCCCAAGGCCGCGGCCGGACCTCGCCGGGACTAGGTGA
- a CDS encoding RtcB family protein: MQPKLNRLLRALAREGLEVAYDGRLYSVRLHGNAHSPPAEVLLPPDLPVEGKAFRQLAHLAALRHPAGGEVLRVRATPDFHPGDSGVAIGSVLHTRGLVVPGAIGTDINCGMRLHVADLSVEAFQAKRDAFVERMKGHYFFGTRDVAMGSRAAEALLRDGVQGWLLETLERPLGCAGQADLSQLDAEVARIHLGGGLKGHPSWAPESFTREGVVRDAGLATIGGGNHFVEVQRVEAVEDRGRAWRWGVREGQLAFMIHSGSRDVGKHVGVAWQERARKAWPQGTPLPDSGILPLADERLVSEYLEAEATAANYAFLNRLLLAELLRQTLRELFGDVEAPLVYDVPHNLTLPHEGGWLARKGACPAGVEQPVIIPGSMGATSFLMVGCGDARALESASHGAGRARSRFSLSRGGADHRDSALGLTGVDCVTLRAERRVEEAPAAYKPIRPVVDAQVEAGIVREVARLSPLLTFKA; the protein is encoded by the coding sequence ATGCAGCCGAAATTGAACCGGCTTCTCCGGGCGCTCGCCCGCGAGGGGCTCGAGGTGGCCTATGACGGCCGCCTGTACTCCGTGCGCCTCCACGGCAACGCGCATTCGCCGCCCGCCGAGGTGCTTCTCCCGCCGGACCTGCCCGTTGAGGGCAAGGCCTTCCGGCAACTCGCCCACCTGGCCGCGTTGCGGCACCCCGCAGGCGGAGAAGTGCTCCGCGTGCGTGCCACCCCGGACTTTCATCCGGGTGACTCGGGGGTGGCCATTGGCTCGGTGCTTCACACGCGGGGGCTCGTGGTCCCCGGCGCCATCGGCACCGACATCAACTGCGGCATGCGGCTGCACGTCGCGGACCTCTCCGTGGAGGCCTTCCAGGCGAAGCGCGACGCGTTCGTCGAGCGGATGAAAGGCCACTACTTCTTCGGCACGCGCGACGTGGCCATGGGCTCCCGGGCCGCCGAGGCGCTGCTGCGCGACGGCGTCCAGGGCTGGCTGCTGGAGACGCTGGAGCGCCCGCTCGGATGCGCGGGACAGGCCGACCTTTCGCAGCTCGACGCGGAGGTGGCGCGCATCCACCTGGGCGGCGGGCTGAAGGGCCATCCGTCCTGGGCGCCCGAGTCCTTCACGCGCGAGGGCGTGGTGCGGGACGCGGGGCTGGCCACCATTGGCGGCGGCAACCACTTCGTGGAGGTGCAGCGCGTGGAGGCGGTGGAGGACCGGGGCCGTGCCTGGCGGTGGGGTGTTCGCGAAGGGCAGCTCGCGTTCATGATTCACTCCGGCAGCCGGGACGTGGGCAAGCACGTGGGCGTGGCCTGGCAGGAGCGGGCACGCAAGGCGTGGCCCCAGGGCACACCGCTGCCGGACAGCGGCATCCTGCCGTTGGCGGACGAGCGGCTCGTGTCGGAGTACCTGGAGGCGGAGGCCACCGCCGCCAACTACGCCTTCCTCAACCGGCTGCTCCTGGCGGAGCTGCTGCGCCAGACGCTCCGCGAGCTCTTCGGGGACGTGGAGGCGCCGCTCGTCTACGACGTGCCTCACAACCTGACGTTGCCTCATGAAGGGGGCTGGCTGGCGCGCAAGGGGGCCTGTCCCGCCGGCGTGGAGCAGCCCGTCATCATCCCCGGCTCCATGGGAGCCACGTCCTTCCTCATGGTGGGGTGCGGCGATGCCCGGGCGTTGGAGTCCGCATCCCACGGGGCCGGCCGCGCACGCTCGCGCTTCTCGTTGTCTCGTGGGGGCGCGGACCACCGTGATTCCGCCCTGGGCCTGACGGGCGTGGACTGCGTCACGCTGCGCGCGGAGCGCCGCGTCGAGGAGGCGCCGGCGGCCTACAAACCCATCCGCCCGGTGGTGGACGCGCAGGTGGAGGCCGGCATCGTCCGGGAGGTGGCCCGGCTGTCTCCCCTCCTGACCTTCAAGGCGTGA
- a CDS encoding SDR family oxidoreductase — translation MDLELGGKVVLVTGGSEGLGAAVARRLIREGAKVALCARGAERLEATAAALRAEGGDVLTVQADVSRAWEVEHFVDAAHARFGRIDALVNNAGAAAARPFASVSDAEWEADLQLKVFAAIRASRQALPFLKESGSAAIVNVLAIAAKTPGANSTPSSVSRAAGLALTKALSKELGPHGIRVNAVLVGIIESGQWVRRAQEVGKPVESFQQEMARHAGIPLGRVGKAEEFADTVAFLLSPRGGYISGAAINVDGGLSTVV, via the coding sequence GTGGACCTGGAGCTGGGTGGCAAGGTGGTGCTGGTGACGGGGGGCTCGGAGGGGCTGGGGGCGGCGGTGGCCCGAAGGCTCATTCGGGAGGGCGCGAAGGTGGCCCTGTGTGCCCGCGGCGCCGAGCGTCTGGAGGCCACGGCCGCGGCCCTCCGCGCGGAGGGCGGTGACGTCTTGACGGTCCAGGCCGACGTGTCACGCGCCTGGGAGGTGGAGCACTTCGTCGACGCCGCGCACGCGCGCTTCGGGCGCATCGACGCGCTGGTGAACAACGCGGGCGCCGCCGCGGCCCGGCCCTTCGCCTCCGTGAGTGACGCGGAGTGGGAAGCCGACCTCCAGCTCAAGGTCTTCGCGGCGATTCGTGCCTCCCGGCAGGCGCTCCCGTTCCTGAAGGAATCGGGGAGCGCCGCCATCGTCAACGTGTTGGCCATCGCGGCGAAGACGCCAGGGGCCAACTCGACGCCGTCCTCGGTGTCGCGCGCGGCGGGGCTGGCGCTGACGAAGGCGCTGTCCAAGGAGCTGGGCCCGCATGGCATCCGGGTGAACGCGGTGCTGGTGGGCATCATCGAAAGCGGCCAGTGGGTGCGCCGCGCCCAGGAAGTGGGCAAGCCCGTGGAGTCCTTCCAGCAGGAGATGGCCCGTCACGCGGGCATCCCGCTGGGCCGGGTGGGGAAGGCGGAGGAGTTCGCGGACACCGTGGCCTTCCTGCTGTCCCCGCGCGGGGGCTACATCAGCGGCGCGGCCATCAACGTGGATGGCGGCCTGTCCACCGTCGTGTAG
- the add gene encoding adenosine deaminase: MPTIRDDEIPSATGIPSSARRTDFMPPPTLAVTEELLRALPKTDLHCHLDGSMRLKTILELAEQQKVKLLADTEDGLAKAIHMGEVCKSLEEYLVAFDVTLSVLQTADALYRAAYELAVDAAAENVRWLEVRYSPALHLQKGLKMTTVIDSVLEGLRTAKRETGIKCGVIVCGIRHINPQTSMRLAELAVAYKNRGVIGFDLAGAEASFPAKDHRDAFQLILKNNVNCTAHAGEAYGPESISQAIHNLGAHRIGHGTRLREDGDLLNYVNDHRIPLEVCPTSNVQTGAVSSLAAHPLKFYFDYGLRVTINTDNRLITDTTVTKELWTAHSELGLSLEDLTTILVSGFKSAFLPFREKQDMLRAVNEEIAQTLAAFDQKRQFVKQPA, encoded by the coding sequence ATGCCTACCATTCGTGATGACGAGATTCCCAGCGCCACCGGCATTCCTTCGTCCGCCCGGCGGACGGACTTCATGCCGCCGCCCACGCTGGCGGTGACGGAAGAGTTGCTGCGTGCGCTGCCCAAGACGGACCTCCACTGCCACCTGGACGGTTCGATGCGCCTGAAGACCATCCTCGAGCTGGCCGAGCAGCAGAAGGTGAAGCTGCTCGCCGACACCGAGGACGGGCTGGCCAAGGCCATCCACATGGGCGAGGTGTGCAAGAGCCTGGAGGAGTACCTCGTCGCCTTCGACGTGACGCTCTCCGTGCTCCAGACGGCCGATGCGCTCTATCGCGCCGCCTATGAGCTGGCCGTGGACGCCGCCGCGGAGAACGTGCGCTGGCTGGAGGTCCGCTACTCGCCCGCGCTGCACCTGCAGAAGGGCCTGAAGATGACCACGGTCATCGACTCGGTGCTCGAGGGCCTGCGCACCGCGAAGCGCGAGACGGGCATCAAGTGCGGCGTCATCGTCTGCGGCATCCGCCACATCAACCCGCAGACCTCCATGCGGCTGGCGGAACTGGCGGTGGCGTACAAGAACCGCGGCGTCATCGGCTTCGACCTGGCCGGCGCGGAGGCGAGCTTCCCGGCGAAGGACCACCGCGACGCCTTCCAGCTCATCCTCAAGAACAACGTGAACTGCACCGCGCACGCGGGCGAGGCCTACGGGCCGGAGTCCATCTCCCAGGCCATCCACAACCTGGGCGCGCACCGCATCGGCCACGGCACGCGGCTGCGTGAGGACGGGGACCTGCTCAACTACGTCAACGACCACCGGATTCCGCTGGAGGTGTGCCCCACCTCCAACGTGCAGACGGGCGCGGTGTCCAGCCTCGCGGCGCACCCGCTGAAGTTCTACTTCGACTACGGCCTGCGGGTGACCATCAACACGGACAACCGCCTCATCACCGACACCACGGTGACGAAGGAGCTGTGGACGGCGCACTCCGAACTGGGCTTGTCGCTGGAAGACCTGACCACCATCCTCGTCTCGGGCTTCAAGAGCGCCTTCCTGCCGTTCCGCGAGAAGCAGGACATGCTGCGCGCGGTGAACGAGGAGATTGCCCAGACGCTGGCCGCCTTCGACCAGAAGCGGCAGTTCGTGAAGCAGCCGGCGTGA
- a CDS encoding PQQ-binding-like beta-propeller repeat protein produces the protein MGCREPAKSDFRYSTDASSRAGLVALADGVLTANEAGTVVRLDRSGRVRWRAALDRDVATRPALLGSSVIAGTVAGGLVRLSLEDGAELWRLTGEPPVLTAPVVDAEGKSIFLVAPDGAVRSLVAETGKTDWERPPPGKPEPTAASRGYPTPVVDGGLLVVALGDAGLMALAAQDGAKRWQQDVRDVVGMTLSRDTLYVSTGQGRVVALNVTDGAVRWEQTPAERMTGPPSLALGVLWVGASGPSPELVGLAPADGKDVVRVPLPDPLLTGVAAVGDDLLMVPTSGRQGRLLALRASTWEQAFSVRADTSLRTQPVVMDDQVIVLGLDGRVLSWRVRPGGP, from the coding sequence ATGGGCTGCCGGGAACCCGCGAAGAGCGACTTCCGCTACTCCACGGATGCCTCGTCCCGGGCGGGACTGGTGGCCCTGGCGGACGGCGTCCTCACGGCCAATGAGGCCGGCACCGTCGTCCGGCTGGACCGGAGCGGGCGCGTCCGATGGCGCGCCGCGCTGGACAGGGACGTGGCCACCCGGCCGGCCCTGCTCGGAAGCAGCGTCATCGCGGGAACCGTGGCCGGAGGACTGGTCCGGTTGTCGCTCGAGGACGGCGCGGAGCTGTGGCGGCTGACCGGCGAGCCCCCCGTCCTTACCGCACCCGTGGTGGACGCGGAGGGGAAATCCATCTTCCTCGTGGCCCCGGATGGCGCCGTCCGCTCCCTCGTCGCGGAGACGGGAAAAACGGACTGGGAGCGCCCCCCGCCCGGAAAGCCGGAGCCGACGGCCGCGTCCCGGGGCTACCCCACCCCGGTGGTCGATGGCGGACTGCTGGTGGTCGCCCTGGGGGATGCGGGGCTGATGGCCCTGGCCGCCCAGGACGGGGCGAAGCGCTGGCAGCAGGACGTGCGGGACGTGGTGGGGATGACGCTGTCGCGCGACACGCTCTACGTGAGCACCGGCCAGGGCCGCGTCGTGGCGCTGAACGTCACGGATGGGGCCGTCCGCTGGGAACAGACTCCCGCCGAGCGCATGACGGGCCCGCCCTCGCTGGCCCTGGGAGTCCTGTGGGTGGGTGCGAGCGGGCCTTCCCCCGAGTTGGTCGGGCTGGCGCCAGCGGATGGGAAGGACGTCGTCCGGGTGCCCCTGCCCGACCCGCTCCTGACGGGCGTCGCGGCCGTCGGGGACGACTTGCTGATGGTCCCCACCAGCGGGCGGCAGGGCCGGCTCCTCGCGCTGAGGGCCTCGACGTGGGAGCAGGCCTTCTCGGTGCGGGCGGATACCTCCTTGAGGACCCAGCCCGTGGTGATGGACGACCAGGTCATCGTGCTGGGGCTCGACGGACGGGTGCTGTCGTGGCGCGTGCGGCCCGGCGGGCCCTGA
- a CDS encoding ATP-dependent helicase produces the protein MSPANPHESALLEDLNAPQREAVLHGHGPLLVLSGAGSGKTRVITRRVAYLVKVHDVFPWRILAVTFTNKAAREMRERLAQLLGPQANELVVSTFHSAAAQILRREAEHVGLTRSFVIYDDSDQLNVVKRAMREAGIESMQPREILHRIDQEKNAARLPEQMEVAPGDERGLLVRKVYAAYQERLRAANAVDFGDLLLLLVSLFRKRPDVLDNYRRRFHHVLVDEFQDTNPVQYALLKQLAPPPSANLVVVGDDDQSIYRWRGADVDNILGFPRQYPGAKVVKLEQNYRSDQNILDAAHEVIRKNSRRMEKKLWSERPRGQTLNLLLNRDERAEAQEVARQILALQREGFIKLSSMAVFYRANAQSRVLEEALRLARVPYTLVSGRSFYDRAEVRDASAYLRLMVNPRSDADLLRIINIPARGIGDTTVERLTDFANTRGVSLYETLSQPEQIPALNSAAVKRLKGFRNLLESLTSFAQTNEDAAGAVDQMLRETKLVETLLAEGSDEAQTRAENLREFLGAAQEFDLNRAAAAVAAAANPPAEVPPEVDAAPLTADVPALQAFLEQISLVGEADAEVGDGRVALMTLHAAKGLEFDAVFLTGMEENVFPHSRAVKSESVFLGDDMPSEREPSEEMAEERRLCYVGFTRARKRLFVSLAQCRSLFGELRYNAPSRFLADVPPQLFGISEHELPEPPRPMVPSTQRKRTWDDDEGPRIDRSYSQAPDMDGVGGDVRGMRVRHEQFGVGRVVSADGNGPNAKVTVEFGGAVGLKRIIARFLTPG, from the coding sequence ATGTCGCCCGCGAACCCACACGAATCCGCCCTCCTCGAAGACCTCAACGCGCCCCAGCGGGAGGCCGTGCTGCACGGTCATGGCCCCCTGCTCGTGCTGTCCGGCGCGGGCAGCGGCAAGACGCGCGTCATCACCCGCCGGGTGGCGTACCTGGTGAAGGTCCACGACGTCTTCCCGTGGCGCATCCTGGCCGTCACCTTCACGAACAAGGCGGCGCGGGAGATGCGCGAGCGCCTGGCGCAGTTGCTGGGCCCCCAGGCGAACGAGCTGGTGGTGAGCACGTTCCACTCCGCCGCGGCGCAGATTCTCCGGCGCGAGGCGGAGCACGTGGGGCTCACCCGTTCGTTCGTCATCTACGACGATTCGGACCAGCTCAACGTGGTGAAGCGCGCCATGCGTGAGGCGGGCATCGAGTCCATGCAGCCCCGCGAAATCCTCCACCGCATCGACCAGGAGAAGAACGCGGCCCGTCTGCCGGAGCAGATGGAGGTGGCGCCCGGCGACGAGCGCGGCCTGCTGGTGCGCAAGGTGTACGCGGCCTACCAGGAGCGGTTGCGCGCGGCCAACGCGGTGGACTTCGGAGACCTGCTGCTGCTGCTGGTGAGTTTGTTCCGCAAGCGGCCGGACGTGCTGGACAACTACCGGCGCCGCTTCCACCACGTGCTGGTGGATGAGTTCCAGGACACCAACCCGGTGCAGTACGCGCTGCTCAAGCAGTTGGCGCCGCCGCCGTCCGCGAACCTGGTGGTGGTGGGGGACGACGACCAGTCCATCTACCGGTGGCGTGGCGCGGACGTGGACAACATCCTCGGCTTCCCTCGGCAGTACCCGGGCGCGAAGGTGGTGAAGTTGGAGCAGAACTACCGCTCCGACCAGAACATCCTCGACGCCGCGCACGAGGTCATCCGGAAGAACTCGCGGCGCATGGAGAAGAAGCTGTGGTCCGAGCGTCCGCGAGGCCAGACGCTCAACCTGCTGCTCAACCGCGACGAGCGGGCCGAGGCCCAGGAAGTGGCCCGGCAGATTCTGGCGCTCCAGCGGGAGGGCTTCATCAAGCTCTCCAGCATGGCGGTTTTCTATCGGGCGAACGCCCAGAGCCGCGTGCTGGAAGAGGCCCTGCGGCTGGCGCGCGTCCCGTACACGCTGGTGAGCGGGCGCAGCTTCTATGACCGGGCGGAAGTGCGGGATGCCTCCGCGTACCTCCGGTTGATGGTGAATCCGCGCTCGGACGCGGACCTGCTGCGCATCATCAACATCCCGGCGCGTGGCATTGGCGACACCACGGTGGAGCGGTTGACGGACTTCGCCAACACGCGGGGCGTGAGCCTCTACGAGACGCTGTCCCAGCCGGAGCAGATTCCCGCGTTGAACAGCGCCGCGGTGAAGCGCCTCAAGGGCTTCCGCAACCTGCTGGAGTCCCTGACGTCCTTCGCCCAGACGAACGAGGACGCCGCGGGCGCGGTGGACCAGATGCTTCGCGAGACGAAGCTGGTGGAGACGCTGCTGGCCGAAGGCAGCGACGAGGCGCAGACGCGCGCGGAGAACCTCCGCGAGTTCCTGGGCGCGGCGCAGGAGTTCGACCTGAACCGCGCCGCCGCGGCGGTGGCGGCCGCGGCGAATCCCCCCGCCGAGGTGCCGCCCGAGGTGGACGCGGCGCCGCTGACGGCGGACGTGCCCGCGCTTCAGGCGTTCCTGGAGCAGATTTCGCTGGTGGGCGAGGCGGACGCGGAGGTGGGCGATGGTCGGGTGGCGCTGATGACGCTGCACGCGGCCAAGGGCCTGGAGTTCGACGCCGTGTTCCTCACGGGCATGGAGGAGAACGTCTTCCCGCACTCGCGCGCGGTCAAGTCGGAGTCCGTGTTCCTGGGCGACGACATGCCGTCGGAGCGGGAGCCCTCGGAGGAGATGGCCGAGGAGCGGCGCCTCTGCTACGTGGGCTTCACCCGCGCGCGCAAACGGCTCTTCGTGAGTCTGGCGCAGTGCCGCTCGCTGTTCGGTGAGCTCCGCTACAACGCGCCCAGCCGCTTCCTGGCCGACGTTCCCCCGCAATTGTTCGGCATCAGCGAGCATGAGCTGCCCGAGCCGCCCCGGCCCATGGTGCCCTCGACGCAGCGCAAGCGGACGTGGGACGACGATGAGGGGCCTCGCATCGACCGTTCCTATTCGCAGGCGCCGGACATGGACGGCGTGGGCGGGGACGTGCGCGGCATGCGCGTGCGTCACGAGCAGTTCGGCGTGGGCCGCGTGGTGTCCGCGGACGGCAACGGCCCGAATGCGAAGGTGACGGTGGAGTTCGGCGGCGCCGTGGGCCTCAAGCGCATCATCGCCCGCTTCCTGACGCCGGGCTGA